Proteins encoded in a region of the Gloeocapsa sp. DLM2.Bin57 genome:
- a CDS encoding CO2 hydration protein, with protein MVQTLTTLPPSTHEFADIIHRLEGGGSMLPDTPENLMQIIGIYKAYAVPMDFYWRDLLYIAEQVFLNPLPFFKYFLPDSYLQRHNHYAGDDAVLRVWRGEAEAHPELLAFMAKGETIPGPKIFHHLLHDRINMEFAEACMRAMFWHGRDMGLGKFDAYLDSDEYKANADKAIKAYFRGNPVMLGLYRLFPEMFIEQVRQLSYYANLGLFWEVMAPVFFEMSDLYDEGKMTTVKEAMEFLVNGIFAAAGRPIYHNVYIRGECYEIVPESEGFTWLHEAALPYVEAVFYRTSPFRGTKSYNAQAQQVPDEQKDFHYGILYADVFPVGTAGIPPTLLMDDMSHFLPEYLKEYYRQHCRGEDDMLIQLGISFQRSMYNVTSAVIQALRTALHYPLDDPNPEHLLINRQFYESQLDRFKRPEARLRDIQSPDYR; from the coding sequence ATGGTACAAACTCTCACTACTCTACCCCCTTCTACCCACGAATTCGCCGACATTATCCACCGTCTCGAAGGGGGAGGATCGATGTTACCCGATACACCAGAAAATCTGATGCAGATTATCGGTATCTATAAAGCTTACGCTGTACCTATGGACTTTTATTGGCGGGATTTACTCTATATCGCTGAACAAGTCTTTCTTAACCCGTTACCCTTTTTTAAATATTTCCTCCCTGATAGTTATCTACAACGTCATAACCATTACGCAGGAGATGATGCAGTGTTAAGGGTTTGGCGCGGTGAAGCGGAAGCCCATCCAGAATTACTGGCTTTTATGGCAAAGGGTGAAACTATCCCTGGACCAAAAATCTTCCATCACTTATTACACGATCGCATTAATATGGAATTCGCTGAAGCTTGTATGCGCGCTATGTTTTGGCATGGTCGTGATATGGGTTTGGGTAAGTTTGACGCCTATCTAGATAGCGATGAATATAAAGCTAACGCTGACAAAGCGATTAAAGCTTATTTTCGCGGTAACCCCGTGATGTTGGGTTTATATCGTCTCTTCCCCGAGATGTTTATTGAACAGGTACGCCAATTATCTTATTACGCTAATCTAGGGTTATTCTGGGAAGTCATGGCTCCTGTATTCTTTGAGATGTCGGATCTCTATGATGAGGGTAAGATGACTACCGTCAAAGAAGCGATGGAGTTTCTAGTTAACGGTATTTTCGCTGCTGCAGGACGCCCCATTTATCATAATGTTTATATTCGGGGGGAATGTTATGAGATTGTCCCTGAATCTGAAGGTTTTACTTGGCTACATGAAGCAGCTTTACCCTACGTGGAAGCGGTTTTTTACCGTACCTCTCCTTTCCGTGGTACTAAATCATACAATGCTCAAGCTCAACAAGTACCCGATGAACAAAAAGACTTCCATTACGGTATTCTCTACGCTGATGTTTTCCCTGTAGGTACTGCGGGTATTCCACCTACCCTATTAATGGATGATATGTCTCACTTTTTACCCGAATATCTCAAAGAATATTATCGTCAACATTGTCGCGGTGAAGATGATATGTTGATTCAATTGGGTATCTCTTTTCAACGTTCTATGTATAACGTTACTTCTGCGGTTATTCAAGCTTTGCGCACCGCTTTACATTATCCTCTCGATGATCCTAATCCTGAACACCTTTTAATCAACCGTCAGTTTTATGAGAGTCAATTAGACCGTTTTAAACGTCCTGAAGCGAGGTTAAGGGATATTCAGAGTCCTGACTATCGCTAA
- the acpP gene encoding acyl carrier protein, whose product MNEEIFARVKKVVVEKLEVEEEQVKLEADFANDLGADSLDLVELIMALEEEFNIEVSDEVAEQLDTVAKVVEHISKEKEPVS is encoded by the coding sequence ATGAATGAAGAAATCTTTGCTAGAGTAAAAAAAGTAGTAGTAGAGAAACTAGAAGTAGAAGAAGAGCAAGTCAAACTAGAAGCTGACTTCGCTAACGATTTAGGCGCAGATTCTCTAGACTTAGTAGAGTTAATTATGGCTCTAGAAGAAGAATTTAACATAGAAGTAAGTGACGAAGTAGCCGAGCAACTAGATACAGTAGCAAAAGTAGTAGAGCATATATCTAAAGAAAAAGAACCAGTGTCATAA
- the fabF gene encoding beta-ketoacyl-[acyl-carrier-protein] synthase II, which translates to MTNLQLKRVVVTGLGVISPLGNNLETYWEGLLSGKSGIGPITLFDASNQACKIAGEVKGFDANEYINRKEAKRMDRFAQFAVVASKEAIADSGLVINDLNSEAIGVAIGTGIGGLQVLETQHEVCLTKGPSRCSPFMVPMMIANMAAAQVAIQLGVTGPNLCPVTACAAGTHGIGEALRMIQRGYVKAMICGGAEAAITPLSLAGFSAAKALCFSHNEQPTQGSRPFDKDRDGFVMGEGSGILILEELEHALARNAKIYAEVIGYGLSCDAYHLTAPAPEGRGATRSMELAILDALIKPEQVDYINAHGTSTPANDINETKAIKKTFGEHAYKLAISSTKSMTGHLLGGSGGIEAIATVMSIYQDKIHATINLDNADPECDLDYVPLESREQKVEIALSNSFGFGGNNATLIFKKY; encoded by the coding sequence ATGACCAATTTACAACTGAAACGAGTTGTGGTAACGGGATTAGGGGTGATAAGCCCCCTCGGAAACAATCTGGAAACATACTGGGAAGGTTTACTCAGTGGAAAGAGTGGAATTGGACCGATTACTCTATTTGACGCCTCCAATCAAGCCTGTAAAATTGCAGGAGAAGTCAAGGGATTTGACGCCAATGAATATATCAACCGCAAAGAAGCTAAAAGAATGGATCGCTTTGCTCAATTTGCTGTAGTAGCAAGTAAAGAAGCCATAGCAGATTCAGGATTAGTTATTAACGATCTCAACTCAGAAGCAATAGGCGTAGCCATCGGCACAGGAATAGGCGGATTGCAAGTCCTAGAAACACAACATGAAGTGTGTCTAACTAAAGGACCCTCTCGTTGCAGCCCCTTTATGGTACCGATGATGATCGCTAATATGGCAGCAGCACAGGTGGCAATTCAATTAGGGGTAACAGGACCAAATCTCTGCCCAGTAACAGCTTGTGCAGCCGGGACTCATGGCATTGGGGAAGCCTTGCGCATGATTCAAAGAGGCTACGTCAAAGCTATGATTTGTGGGGGAGCAGAAGCAGCCATAACACCTCTGTCATTAGCAGGGTTTAGCGCAGCCAAAGCTCTATGTTTTAGCCACAATGAGCAACCAACTCAAGGGAGCAGACCATTTGATAAGGATCGCGATGGCTTCGTAATGGGGGAAGGAAGCGGAATCTTAATTCTCGAAGAGTTAGAACACGCTCTAGCTAGAAATGCCAAAATCTACGCCGAAGTAATCGGCTATGGGTTAAGTTGTGACGCTTATCATCTGACAGCTCCAGCTCCAGAAGGACGCGGAGCAACACGTTCAATGGAACTAGCCATCTTAGACGCTCTAATCAAACCAGAGCAAGTAGATTATATCAATGCTCACGGCACAAGCACCCCCGCTAACGATATCAATGAAACTAAAGCAATCAAAAAAACTTTTGGAGAACACGCTTATAAATTAGCGATAAGCTCCACAAAGTCCATGACAGGACATTTGCTAGGAGGATCAGGAGGTATCGAAGCAATTGCCACAGTGATGTCAATATATCAAGATAAAATTCACGCCACGATCAATCTAGATAATGCCGATCCCGAATGTGATCTAGACTATGTACCTCTAGAGAGTCGTGAGCAAAAAGTAGAGATAGCGCTATCTAATTCCTTCGGTTTTGGAGGAAATAACGCCACGCTAATCTTTAAAAAATATTAA
- the tkt gene encoding transketolase codes for MVVQAQSLSELCINSIRFLAIDAVEKANSGHPGLPMGAAPMAFVLWDRFLRYNPKNPDWLNRDRFVLSAGHGCMLHYALLYLTGYDSVGLEDIKQFRQWNSKTPGHPENHITKGIEVTTGPLGQGIANAVGLAIAQAHLAATFNKPDFPLIDHYTYVILGDGCNMEGISGEACSLAGHLGLGKLIALYDDNHISIDGSTDISFTEDVAKRYEAYGWHVQHVEDGNTDLEAMAKAIAAAKAVTDKPSLIKITTTIGYGSPNKANSHDVHGSPLGKTEIQATRESLGWQYPEFEVPADALDHFRKAVAKGAQLESEWNELFNAYKTKYPEEAALLERLRSGKLPEGWADALPTYTPESKKDATRNQSGATLNAIAGVLPELIGGSADLAPSNKTLLKGYGDFQKGQYQNRNLRFGVREHAMGAICNGIALHNSGLIPYGATFLVFTDYMRNAIRVSALSEAGVIWVMTHDSIALGEDGPTHQPVEHIASLRLIPNLVVIRPADGNETSGAYKVAVENRHGPTLLAFSRQNLPNLAGSSIENTALGAYILEDCEGTPELILIGTGGETYLCVEAAAILAQEGVKVRVVSMPSWELFEQQDAAYKESVLPKAVSKKLSVEAGSTMGWSRYVGSEGASIGIDTFGASAPGEVVLEKFGFTVDNIVKQAKALLA; via the coding sequence ATGGTTGTTCAAGCTCAGTCACTTTCAGAACTTTGTATCAATTCTATCCGTTTTCTGGCGATAGACGCCGTAGAAAAAGCTAACTCAGGTCACCCAGGTTTACCCATGGGAGCAGCCCCGATGGCTTTTGTCCTTTGGGATCGCTTCTTACGCTATAACCCCAAAAACCCTGATTGGTTAAACCGCGATCGCTTCGTCTTGTCAGCAGGTCACGGTTGTATGTTACACTATGCGTTATTATATTTAACAGGATACGATAGCGTTGGTCTAGAAGATATTAAACAATTTCGTCAGTGGAACTCCAAAACCCCAGGACACCCCGAAAATCACATAACCAAAGGGATAGAAGTAACCACAGGACCACTAGGACAAGGTATCGCTAACGCAGTGGGATTGGCGATCGCCCAAGCCCACTTAGCCGCAACCTTTAATAAACCAGACTTTCCCCTAATCGACCATTACACCTACGTCATCCTAGGAGATGGATGTAATATGGAAGGTATATCTGGTGAAGCTTGTTCTTTGGCAGGACACCTAGGCTTAGGTAAGTTAATCGCCCTTTACGACGACAACCATATCTCCATCGACGGCTCTACCGATATCTCCTTTACCGAAGACGTGGCTAAACGTTACGAAGCCTATGGCTGGCACGTACAACACGTAGAAGACGGTAACACAGACTTAGAAGCAATGGCAAAAGCGATCGCCGCGGCTAAAGCAGTCACCGATAAACCCTCTTTGATCAAAATTACCACCACCATTGGTTATGGCTCACCCAACAAAGCCAATAGCCACGATGTTCACGGCTCACCCCTAGGTAAAACCGAAATTCAAGCCACCCGTGAAAGTTTAGGTTGGCAATATCCCGAATTTGAAGTACCCGCAGACGCACTAGACCACTTCCGTAAAGCCGTAGCTAAAGGTGCTCAACTAGAAAGCGAGTGGAACGAACTATTCAACGCCTATAAAACCAAATATCCCGAAGAAGCAGCCCTACTCGAAAGACTCAGAAGCGGTAAACTTCCCGAAGGATGGGCAGATGCACTTCCCACCTATACCCCTGAAAGCAAAAAAGACGCTACCCGTAACCAATCGGGAGCTACCCTCAACGCTATAGCAGGAGTTTTACCAGAATTAATCGGTGGTTCAGCGGATTTAGCCCCCTCCAACAAAACCCTACTCAAGGGTTATGGCGACTTTCAAAAAGGTCAATACCAAAATCGTAACCTGCGCTTTGGGGTAAGAGAACACGCCATGGGAGCTATCTGTAACGGTATCGCTCTACATAACTCTGGTTTGATTCCCTACGGCGCTACCTTCCTCGTCTTTACCGACTATATGCGCAACGCCATTCGCGTGTCAGCTTTATCAGAAGCAGGGGTTATCTGGGTTATGACTCATGATTCCATCGCCCTAGGAGAAGACGGACCTACTCATCAACCCGTTGAGCATATCGCTTCTTTACGCCTTATTCCTAACTTGGTTGTCATTCGTCCCGCCGATGGTAATGAAACCTCTGGAGCTTATAAAGTAGCCGTAGAAAACCGTCATGGACCTACTCTATTGGCTTTTTCTCGTCAAAACTTACCCAATCTAGCAGGATCTTCCATCGAAAATACAGCCCTTGGTGCTTATATTCTCGAAGACTGTGAAGGAACACCCGAACTAATTCTCATTGGTACAGGTGGTGAAACCTATCTCTGTGTAGAAGCAGCAGCTATCTTAGCCCAAGAAGGGGTTAAAGTCAGAGTAGTTTCGATGCCTAGTTGGGAACTATTTGAGCAGCAGGATGCAGCTTATAAAGAATCTGTTTTACCCAAAGCAGTTAGTAAAAAACTATCTGTAGAAGCGGGTTCAACTATGGGTTGGTCTCGTTACGTCGGTAGCGAAGGCGCTAGTATTGGTATCGATACTTTCGGAGCATCCGCCCCTGGAGAAGTAGTTTTAGAAAAATTCGGCTTCACCGTAGATAATATCGTTAAACAAGCTAAAGCTTTATTAGCCTAG
- a CDS encoding NADH-quinone oxidoreductase subunit M, with the protein MLSILLWLPVIAALLVGFLPVALNAVRLRQITTVFTCLTIAVSLILLWQFNYYDTQGQFSEYLPWIEPIGLNYSLAVDGISLPLLILNGILTLVAIYSIGEKVERPRLYYSLILLSNGGIAGALMAQNLLLFVIFYEIELIPFYLLISIWGGPNRAYAGIKFLLYTAISGLLVLAAFLGIAWLSGSGNFDYQSISTLELSSKTQLILLTLLVVGFGIKIPLVPLHTWLPDAYTEASPAVTILLGGILAKLGTYGLIRFGLQLFPETWRLIAPGLAIVGTITVVYGALSAIAQKDIKRMVAYSSIGHMGYILVAIAAWTELSLLGAVAQMLSHGLILALLFHLVGIVERKAGTRDLDVLNGLMNPIRGLPLTSALLILAGMASAGIPGLVGFVAEFLIFQGSFTTFPIPTLLCIIASGLTAVYFVILLNRTCFGKLDNRLAYYPRVQWSEKIPALILAAMIFVLGIQPNWLVRPTETTTNAIAAATQLVQTYAQR; encoded by the coding sequence ATGCTGAGTATCTTACTTTGGTTACCCGTTATCGCTGCTTTATTGGTGGGATTTCTCCCTGTTGCTTTGAATGCTGTACGCTTAAGACAAATTACCACTGTCTTTACTTGTCTAACTATTGCGGTGAGTTTAATTTTACTCTGGCAATTCAACTACTATGATACCCAAGGGCAATTTAGTGAGTATCTCCCCTGGATTGAACCCATTGGTTTAAACTATAGTCTAGCGGTAGATGGTATATCCCTACCTTTGTTAATTCTCAATGGGATTTTAACCCTAGTAGCTATCTACAGTATTGGTGAAAAAGTAGAGCGTCCCCGTTTATACTATTCTCTAATACTGCTAAGTAATGGGGGTATCGCAGGAGCATTAATGGCGCAAAATCTGTTATTGTTCGTCATTTTTTACGAAATTGAGCTAATACCCTTTTACTTACTCATTTCTATCTGGGGTGGACCTAATCGCGCTTACGCTGGAATCAAGTTTCTTTTATATACAGCTATTTCAGGTTTACTAGTATTAGCTGCTTTCTTAGGAATAGCTTGGTTAAGTGGATCAGGAAATTTTGACTATCAATCTATCTCTACCCTAGAATTATCCTCAAAAACCCAACTAATTCTCCTCACACTTTTAGTAGTAGGTTTCGGTATTAAAATACCCCTAGTTCCCCTGCATACCTGGTTACCAGACGCCTATACTGAAGCATCTCCCGCGGTAACGATTCTGTTAGGAGGAATACTAGCGAAATTAGGTACTTATGGCTTAATTCGCTTTGGTTTACAGTTATTCCCTGAAACTTGGCGATTAATAGCCCCAGGATTAGCGATTGTGGGGACAATTACCGTAGTCTATGGTGCACTAAGCGCCATCGCCCAAAAAGACATTAAGCGCATGGTAGCTTATAGCTCCATTGGTCACATGGGTTATATACTAGTAGCGATCGCCGCTTGGACAGAATTAAGCTTACTTGGCGCAGTAGCCCAAATGCTAAGCCACGGCTTGATTTTAGCCCTGTTATTCCACCTAGTAGGTATCGTGGAACGTAAAGCAGGAACAAGAGATTTAGACGTACTCAATGGTTTAATGAATCCTATCCGTGGTTTACCCCTAACTAGTGCTTTACTAATCCTAGCAGGGATGGCGAGTGCGGGTATTCCTGGTTTAGTAGGATTTGTGGCAGAATTTTTAATTTTCCAAGGCAGTTTTACTACTTTCCCCATTCCTACCCTACTCTGTATTATCGCTTCAGGTTTAACCGCTGTTTATTTTGTTATCCTTCTCAATCGTACTTGTTTTGGGAAACTTGATAACCGCTTAGCGTACTATCCCCGAGTACAGTGGTCTGAAAAAATACCCGCTTTGATTCTCGCAGCAATGATTTTTGTCTTGGGAATCCAACCTAACTGGTTAGTTCGCCCAACAGAAACTACTACCAATGCGATCGCAGCTGCGACTCAACTAGTGCAAACATACGCCCAGAGGTAA
- the lipA gene encoding lipoyl synthase translates to MSNPSNNLKQEWSSEIRNLPSWLRPSIGKASDISTVQRIIKQRQIYTICEEGRCPNRSECYAQKTATFLLMGQTCTRACAFCQVEKGQAPMILDPEEPQKVAEAVQLLGLRYVVLTSVARDDLADGGASWFVKVMDKIRELNPGTQIEVLTPDFWSGHDAAVKQQQRVKLLVEAEPVCYNHNIETVERLQGPVRRGAKYDRSLGVLSLVKEFNPNLPTKSGLMLGHGETEEEIKQTLADLRAVGCDRLTLGQYLRPSLEHLPVQKYWTPAEFEQLGDWARSLGFTQVRSGPLVRSSYHAGELEA, encoded by the coding sequence ATGTCTAACCCTAGTAATAACCTCAAACAAGAGTGGAGTTCAGAAATTCGCAATTTACCTTCTTGGTTACGTCCTAGTATCGGTAAAGCCAGTGACATTTCTACGGTACAACGAATTATTAAACAACGTCAAATTTATACTATTTGTGAAGAAGGGCGTTGTCCTAACCGTAGTGAATGCTATGCTCAAAAAACCGCCACATTTTTATTAATGGGACAAACTTGTACTCGTGCTTGTGCTTTTTGTCAAGTAGAAAAAGGTCAAGCACCCATGATCCTAGACCCCGAAGAACCCCAAAAAGTCGCTGAAGCAGTACAATTATTAGGCTTACGTTACGTTGTTCTTACTTCTGTAGCTAGAGATGATTTAGCCGACGGTGGCGCTAGTTGGTTTGTCAAGGTAATGGACAAAATTCGTGAACTCAATCCTGGTACGCAAATTGAGGTACTCACTCCTGATTTTTGGAGTGGTCATGATGCAGCTGTTAAACAACAACAGAGGGTTAAACTATTGGTAGAAGCTGAGCCTGTTTGTTATAACCATAATATTGAAACCGTGGAACGTCTCCAAGGACCGGTAAGAAGGGGTGCTAAATACGATCGCTCTTTAGGAGTTCTCAGTTTAGTCAAAGAATTTAACCCTAACCTTCCTACCAAGTCTGGTTTAATGTTAGGACATGGTGAAACCGAAGAGGAAATCAAACAAACTCTTGCTGATTTAAGAGCTGTCGGGTGCGATCGCCTTACCCTAGGTCAGTATTTACGTCCTTCCCTAGAACATCTTCCCGTCCAAAAATATTGGACTCCTGCTGAATTTGAGCAACTCGGTGATTGGGCGCGCTCCCTTGGTTTTACTCAGGTGCGTTCTGGTCCTTTGGTTAGGAGTTCCTACCACGCCGGAGAATTAGAAGCCTAA
- a CDS encoding response regulator: MASRKILVIDDSRVIRRCVKDMLPEGQFEIIEAQDGQQGWDLIQSAEPNLIMLDFFLPKMSGWDVYLQIQKQQELKAIPLVLMSGRKEEVTDKIKEPFLDFAFVEKPFDQKQLIEGIKDAMQKAKKFAVAKPVAPKAVTPPTTAVSSDPEAMAAEIKQLKATIAKMQQEMTQMKKQFNQIVQIIKQKLK, translated from the coding sequence GTGGCTAGTCGTAAAATTCTGGTTATTGATGATAGTAGGGTAATTAGACGGTGCGTCAAGGATATGTTACCAGAAGGGCAATTTGAAATCATAGAAGCACAAGATGGACAACAGGGGTGGGATTTGATCCAAAGTGCAGAACCTAACTTAATTATGCTGGATTTCTTTTTACCAAAAATGAGCGGTTGGGATGTATATCTACAAATTCAGAAGCAACAAGAACTCAAAGCTATACCCCTAGTATTGATGTCTGGTCGTAAAGAAGAGGTAACAGATAAAATCAAAGAGCCTTTTCTAGATTTCGCTTTTGTAGAGAAACCCTTTGATCAAAAACAACTCATAGAAGGAATTAAAGACGCGATGCAGAAAGCGAAGAAATTCGCCGTTGCTAAACCTGTAGCTCCAAAAGCAGTTACTCCCCCAACAACTGCTGTGTCTAGTGATCCTGAAGCGATGGCAGCAGAAATCAAACAACTTAAAGCCACTATAGCCAAAATGCAGCAAGAAATGACCCAGATGAAGAAACAATTTAATCAAATTGTCCAAATCATTAAACAAAAACTCAAATAA
- a CDS encoding heterodisulfide reductase: MLKYAYFPGCVAQGACRELYLSTNALASALGIELLELKQAACCGSGTYKEDSQLLEDTVNARNLALAEALNLPMLTHCSTCQGVIGHVDERLKSAQQNNPDYLNQVNNFLTQQKCNPYQGTTEVKHLLWVLVGDYGLEALAAKVKRKLAGLNCAAFYGCYLLRGQDHIPYDNPVAPESLENVFRTVGANPIYYQGRTQCCGWPISSYATTQALQMAGKHLAEARAAGADCLVTPCPLCHLNLDSRQPEVAKVTGQTLNLPVLHMSQLVSLALGIAPEKLGLDRHVVSTKPVLAKLGF; this comes from the coding sequence ATGCTCAAATACGCTTATTTCCCAGGCTGTGTCGCTCAGGGTGCTTGTCGTGAACTGTATTTATCTACCAATGCTCTGGCTAGTGCACTAGGAATCGAGTTACTCGAACTTAAACAGGCTGCTTGTTGTGGTTCTGGTACTTATAAAGAAGATTCACAATTGTTGGAAGATACGGTTAACGCTCGCAATCTGGCTTTAGCTGAAGCTCTAAATTTACCTATGCTAACTCATTGTAGCACTTGTCAAGGGGTGATTGGTCACGTAGATGAAAGACTCAAATCAGCTCAACAAAATAACCCTGATTACCTCAATCAAGTTAACAATTTTCTGACTCAACAAAAATGTAATCCCTACCAAGGAACAACAGAGGTTAAACATTTACTCTGGGTTTTGGTAGGAGATTATGGTTTAGAAGCATTAGCAGCTAAAGTAAAGCGCAAATTAGCTGGGCTAAACTGCGCGGCTTTTTATGGTTGTTATCTACTCAGAGGTCAAGACCATATACCCTATGATAACCCGGTTGCTCCTGAATCGTTAGAAAATGTTTTTCGGACTGTAGGAGCTAATCCAATTTATTATCAAGGTAGAACTCAATGTTGTGGTTGGCCCATCTCTAGTTATGCCACTACCCAAGCTCTACAAATGGCAGGAAAACATCTAGCTGAGGCGAGAGCAGCAGGAGCAGATTGTTTAGTAACCCCTTGTCCTCTTTGTCATCTGAATCTAGATTCACGTCAACCAGAGGTAGCTAAAGTTACGGGTCAAACTCTTAATCTACCTGTTCTACATATGTCTCAACTAGTATCTCTAGCTTTAGGTATAGCGCCAGAAAAATTGGGGTTAGATCGTCATGTGGTCTCAACTAAACCAGTGTTAGCAAAATTAGGCTTCTAA